The DNA window GATCGGCGTCAAGGCCATCTCGATCGTCTTCGACTTCGTGCTCGCCTTCTTCGCCTATCGGATCGTCGGCCTGCGAACGGACCGATACTGGTTGCGGGCCTTGGCTTTCGGTGTGGTGGCGATGCTCCCGTCGGTGATCGCGAACAGTTCCTACTGGGGACAGGCCGACGCCATCTATTCGGCTTTCACCCTGGGTGGCGTGTACTTCCTGATGCGCGCCAACCGCCACGGCGACCTTCGGACACCGGGTCGCTCCTGGCGGGTCGGTTCGGTCTGGGCATGTGTGATGTTCGGGCTGGCGGTGTCGTTCAAACTGCAGGCGGTCTTCGTGTTCGGGCTAATCGCCTGGTTGCTGATCCGTCGACGCATCCCGTGGTATGCCCTGCTCGCGATCCCCGTCGTCTACGTGGCGTTCGTGATTCCGGCGGTGGTGGCGGGCGAATCCTGGGGCAACGCCCTGTCGGTCTATCTCGATCAGACCGGTTCCTACAAGCAGTTGACGCTCGGTGCGGCCAATCTCTATCAGCTCATCTCGATCTCCGGGAACGCCACGTGGCTGGCACATCTGGGCATCGCGACGGCCGGCGCCGTCGTCGTGGCCTTCCTCGCCTGGTCGGTGTGGAAGAAGCCCGCGGTGACCCCCACCTCCATCGTGGTGGTGGCCACCGCCTCGGCAGTGGTCGTGCCGTTCCTGCTGCCGGCGATGCACGACCGGTACTTTTACACCGCCGAGGTTCTGACCGTGATCGCAGCATTCTTCCTGCCGCTGTGGTTCGCGTTGATCCCGGTACTGGTCCAGGCCTCGGCGATCGGCGTCTATCACTCGTCGCTCACCGGTGATCAGGGCATGTCGGATCGGGGCCAGGTGATGGGCGGTCCGGGTGGCGGCCGCAACCACGCGGGACCGGGCCGGCCGTTCGATGGCCAGGGCGGACCCGGTCCGGGGCATGCCGCCGGCGGAGGCCATCCCGGCGGCAGGCACGGGTCATCGAGCGGGGGGTACACCTCGGGACGCGGCGACACGGCTCTGACGGTCTACGCCACGATGATGGGCCTGGCCGTTCTCGGTATCGTCGCCGCCCTCACCGACGTGCTTCGGCGCCCTATGGGCTCCACCAGCGCCTCGCGTCCACCAGTCGCAGATGTGGTCGACGACGACGTCCGGGGTACGTACCCAGCGGAGGTGGTGTCGTGATCCGCCTGGGGGACAGTCCTTCTCGGTGTAGGTCCACACGGTTCGGGAGTCGTCGGCGAAGCACTCTTCGAGCGCCGCGGCCGCGCCCGGGGGGACCAGGACGTCGGCGTCGAGGCGGACCGCGAGTGTCGGCACCGTCCCCGGCTTTCCTCGTGCTCCGAATGGGAGGCGTCCGGTGCGCACCATCCGGGCCCACTCCCGCATGAGTGTCCGCGGGGTCGGCGCCCCGAAACCCGGTGTGGGCCAATATCCGACGATGGCCGTCACAATCGGGACAGCCGCGGCAACCGCGTATTCGGCGACACCGCCGCGCGGATAGTGTCGGTGCCAGGGGAGTGAACCGGCAACGGTGACAAACCCGTCCGGCTGCGATGCCTCGTCCGCGACGACGGCGATGTGTGCGCACAACTGCGCCCCGAGGCTGTGGCCGAGCACGATCACGGGGCGGGTGGGATCATCTGCGCGGCAACGCTTCACCGCCGCGACAAGATCGGCCGACTCGTCGGCGTAGGCCCAGTCGTGCCGCCGCGACGGGGGCCGGGTGTCGGTATCGAGTCCGCGGCGGGGGACCGTCGTCGCCGACCAGTCGTGCTGGGCGAACGCATCCTCGAGTGCGCGGTAGTAGCGGGCCGGGACACCCATCGCCGGGGCGATGAGAACATGCGGTTCGTGTCGGCGGTTCATGTCACGAGCGTGGCGCCGGCGGGGACCGGAAGCCACTACCCCGGAGGTAATGAAACACTTGCGCCGCCCGCCTGCGCTTCGTTATAGGAACACTAGTGTCCCGTGTTGGAAATTCGTTGACGATTCCGACGCCCAGGCGGCGCCTCGCTGCGTTGGCGTCGTCGCAGGTACATCCAGTAGCTGCGTCCTCCGCCGCCTTGCGATGCATCCACCTGGATCGCCGGACTCGCGCCAACGAATTTCCAACACGGGACACTAGGATGACCGTCATGGCGACGGTGACGACCCCGACTCTGAATCCGGTCGGCACCATGCTGCGCCGCTGGCGTGCACACCGATCGATCAGTCAGCTCGATCTCGCCTACGACGTCGGGGTGTCGCCCCGCCACCTCAGTTTCGTGGAGACCGGCAAATCACGGCCGTCGCCGAAGCTCATCGAGACACTCGCGGCCCGCCTGGAAATCCCGTTGCGCGAGCGGAATGCGTTGCTCGTCGCCGCGGGTCACGCGCCCCGCTACACCGAGCAACCGCTCGATGCCGAAGCGATGACGCGCGTACGCACCTCGATCCAACGGGTTCTCGACGCGCACAACCCGAACGTCGCCGTGGCACTTGACCGTACCTGGAATGTGGTACTCGCCAACGATGCGGCGGCCCGGCTGCTGACGACACTGCCCGAGTCCCAGCGGACCACCCCGGTCAACCTGTTCCGGGCATCACTGCACCCGGACGGTTTCGCGCGCATGACCCGCAACTTCGACGTGTGGGGGCGCTATCTCGTCGATCTGCTCCACAGACTGGCCCGGGTGACCGGCGACGACCGACTGGCCGCGCTCGAGACCGAGATCGCCACCTATCCGACGGTCATCGCCCTCGATGAGAGCCCGGCTCTGCCTGGACCCGGTGAGCCGACGTTGCTCGTGCCGCTCGAACTCGATGTGGGCGGTCAGGAACTGTCCTTCTTCTCGACGCTCACCACCTTCGGGTCGCCACGTGACATCACGCTCGAGGAGATGACGATCGAGCTGTTCTACCCGGCGGACGCTACGACCGAATCGTGGGTTGCGATGATGCAGGGGTGACTGCCGCCCCCGACACCACGCCGACCCGACCCGTACCCGCCGCCGTGTTGTGGGACATGGACGGGACGTTGCTTGACTCCGAACCGATCTGGGACGTCGCGATGGAGCATTTCGCTCTGCGGCAGGGGATCGTGATGGGTCCGGCGCTGCGCGAGTCGACGCTGGGCAACGCGCTGCCGGACGCGATGTCGAAGGTGTACGCCGCAGCCGACGTGGCACCGGCGGACCGCGACGTGCCGGCGGATGCGCGCTGGCTCCTCGACCACGTGGGCGAGTTGTTCGCGGCCGGCGTGCCCTGGCGACCGGGGGCCGCCGATGCACTGGAGATGGTGGCCGCGGCCGGGATACCGATGGCCCTGGTCACCAACACCGTCCGCGAGCTCACCGAGGTGATGCTCGACATCCTGGGACGGTCTCGCTTCGCCGTGACGGTGTGTGGGGACGAGGTGGCCGCGGGCAAACCGGCGCCCGACCCCTATCTGCGGGCCGCGCATCTTCTCGGGTGCCGTCCCGATCGATGCCTGGCCATCGAGGACTCGCCGGCCGGCGCGGCGGCGGCCAGTGCGGCGGGATGTCCCACGCTGGTCATCCCGTCGGCAGCGCCGGTGGCACGCGGGGCACTTCGCGTCTTCCGGGAGTCACTGGTGGGTCTGTCGCCGGCGGATGTGACATCGGCCTATCAGGGTGTGCACTGAACTCCGGACCCGCCGCCGCGACCTCGCGCGGGCCCGAATCAGGCGACGTGCAAAAATGGGGTCCCGTGAAGACATTCGAGGAGCTGTTCGCCGAACTGAGCGACAAGGCGCAGACCCGACCCGCCGGTAGCGGTACTGTCGCCGCCCTCGACTCCGGCGTCCACACTCTCGGCAAGAAGATCATCGAGGAGGCCGGCGAGGTCTGGCTGGCCGCCGAGCACGAATCCGATGAATCGCTGGGGGAGGAGATCTCCCAGCTCCTGTACTGGCTGCAGGTGATGATGATCAAACGTGGGTTGTCCCTGCCGGACGTCTACCGCCATCTCTAGGAGTCGGCGTGATCGCCATCCCGGCCCCGACGCAGACGTCACCTCTTCCGGCAACCAGTAAGGACCACCCATCATGTTGCGCGTAGCCGTTCCCAACAAGGGCGCGCTGTCCGAGTCCGCCTCGGCGATTCTCGCCGAGGCCGGATATCGCAAGCGTTCCGATGCCAAGGACCTCACCGTCCTGGACAACACCAACGACGTCGAGTTCTTCTTCCTCCGTCCGAAGGACATCGCCATCTACGTCGGGGCGGGCACCCTCGACCTCGGTATCACCGGACGTGATCTCGCCGGTGACTCGGGTGCGAGCGTCGACGAGGAACTGTCCATGGGCTTCGGTTCGTCGACCTTCCGCTATGCCGCTCCCGCCGGATCGCCGTGGTGCGTCGCCGATCTCGCGGGTAAGCGCATCGCGACGTCGTATCCGAACCTGGTGCGCGCCGACCTCGAACGGCGCGGCATCGAGGCCGAGATCATCCGCCTCGACGGCGCGGTGGAGATCTCGATCCAGCTCGGCGTGGCCGACGCCATCGCCGACGTCGTCGGATCGGGTCGCACGCTGCGCCAGCACGGGCTGGTCGCCTTCGGGGATTCGCTCTGTGACTCCGAAGCGGTTCTCATCTCGCGTACCGGCACCGCCAACGAGAAGGCCGCCCGCCAGTTCATCGCCCGGGTCCAGGGCGTCGTCTTCGGTCAGCAGTACGTGATGATCGACTACGACTGCCCGCGCTCGCTGCTCGATCAGGCCACCGAGCTGACACCGGGACTCGAATCGCCGACGGTCGCCCCGATGGCCGATCCGGACTGGGTCGCAGTACGTGCGATGGTGCCGCGCCGCGACCACCAGAACCTGATGGATCAGCTCTCCGACCTCGGCGCGCGCGCCATCCTGGCGACCGATATCCGGTCCTGCCGTTTCTGACGCGACGAGCGTTCAGCTGCCGCCCTGTTTGTTGAGCAACACCGTCTGCGCCGAGCGTCCGATGAATCCGTCGGCGTCGTAGAGATCGGCGAACGTCGCGCCGAAGCCGTGGGCGCCGGTGGCCATGTCGGCGTCGATGCCCAGCCACGGTCCGCGGGGTTTGGTGATGAGGTGCACGGTGGTGTCGGTGTTCATCCAGCTCCACTCGTCGGGCCGCAGTCGTGTTCCGAGTCCGTTGGCGACGTCGAGCACGGTGAAGATCGATTCGAGATCGGCGATCTGTTCACCCGCGACGAGGTCGATCGCCGGTCGCAGCCACACGGCCGGGGTGTCACCGGTGCGGCCCTCGGTACGCGCGGACCGCACCGTGCCGATGAAACCGATTGTCCCCCAGTCGACTCCGAGTGATTCATCAGCGGTGACGCCGATCTGCGAATCGACGTCGTCGGGACCGGCCGCCAGCGCCGGCAGCGGCGCCCGTTCGATCGGGCCGGAGTCCGCGGTACGCATCCGCCACCCGATCGACTGTGCGGCGAGCCGGAAACCCCCGTCGGGTTGCTGCACCTCGAGGTCGGCGCCGATCAGGGTGATCTGCCGGCCGGGCCGCAGGACACGGACCCGCACCCGGTTGACGCCGAGTCCGATCGGTCCGAGGATCTCGGTGGTCACGCGGGTGAAGTGCTGGTCGGGATCCGGCGCGCAGCGCAGCAGGGCCCGCATGAGCAGACCGGCGGGTGGGCCGCCGTGCTGGATGGTCGGCGCCCACACACTTAGTGTGGCCTCGGTGGGCCGGAAATAGTCGCGGCCGTCGGACTCGTCATCCGGTGCCGGGAGAGACTCGTAGTAGGACGTGTACTGCACAGACGAATTCACCACGCGAACAGTCTATGGGGGTCGTCATAGTCGAGGTCGCCGGGGACCCGTCAGTCGGCGACGAAACCCGGCGGGGGACCCGGATAGGGCGGGACCGTACCGCCGAATTCGGGACACCGTGTCTTGTGCTCACACAGCGAGCACAGCCGTGATCGCTTGGGCCGGAAGTCGCCGGTTGCCACCGCTTCCCGGATGGCACGCCAGATGGCGATCAGCGTGCGCTCGAAACGTTCGAGTTCATCGCGGTCCGGGGTGTAGGTGAGCTGTTGTCCGTCGGCGAGATACATGAGTTGCAGCCGGTGCGGCACCACCCCGCGCGTCCGGAGGATCGCCAGCGCATAGAACTTCATCTGGAACAGTGCACGGGACTCGAATGCCTCGCCGGGGGCGCGGCCGGTCTTGTAGTCCACCACCCGCAGCTCACCGGTCGGCGCGACATCGATGCGATCGATGAAGCCGCGCAAGCGCACCTGCTCGGATTCGAGCTCGACGTGATGCTCGACGGCATCCGCCTCGAAGGCCGTCGGGTTCTCCATTGTGTAATACGTCGCGATCAGCTTGTGGGCGTCGGCGAGGAACTGCGACTCGCCGACGTCGGCGACCACGCGGGCGAGATCGGGATCCGCCTCGCACAGGGCACCCCACGCACCCTCGACCAGCAGATCGGCCGACTCCTGCGTCCGCAGCTCCGCGGGCATGTCGAAGAGGTTCTCCAGGGCGGCGTGCACCACGGTGCCGCGGGTCTGCGCCGGGGTGGGGGTCTCCGCGAAGCGGTCGATGGCCCGATAGCGGTACAGCAGGGGGCATTGCTTGAAATCGGCGGCCCGCGATGGTGAGAGCGCCAGCGGCCGCCCCGGATGGCCGGGCGGCGCGACGGGCGGCGGTGCAACGGGCGGGGCGGTATCCGGTGGGGACCCGGCATCAGCGGTGGTACTCACATTTGGCAGGGTAGGACGCCGTACTGACATCTCTGCGCCACGACACCGTTGTGCGCGCATCTCGTCGTCGGGAAGGATCCCACGTTGCCCACCTCCGGTCCGTTCGCCATCGGCGATCGAGTCCAGCTCACCGACGCCAAGGGCCGCAAGTTCACGGTCCATCTCGAGGCGGGCAAGCTGTTCCACACCCATCGTGGGGCGATCGCCCACGACGATCTCATCGGTGCCCCCGAGGGCAGCATCGTCGCCGCGACCAGCGGGACGCAGTATCTGGCGCTGCGACCGCTGCTCGTCGACTATGTCCTCTCGATGCCGCGCGGCGCCCAGGTGATCTACCCGAAGGACGCCGCCCAGATCGTCGTCGAAGGGGATGTTTTTCCCGGGGCCCGGGTGCTCGAGGCCGGAGCGGGGTCGGGGGCACTCACCTGTTCGCTGCTGCGGGCGGTCGGCGAGTCCGGTGAGGTGGTGTCCTACGAGATCCGTTCCGACCATGCCGAACACGCGGTCCGCAACGTCGAGACGTTCTTCGGTGGCCGGCCGGACAACTGGAACCTCGTGGTCGAGGACCTGGCCCGGTTGCCCACCGACGAGAGGTTCGACCGCGTCGTGCTGGACATGCTCGCGCCCTGGGAGCCGCTCGACGTGGTGCGCACGGTGTTGAAACCAGGCGGGGTGGTAACGATTTATGTGGCAACCGTCACCCAGCTGTCGCGGATCGTCGAGGCCCTGCGCGAGCAGGAGTGCTGGACCGAGCCACGCGCGTGGGAATCGCTGGTCCGGGAGTGGAGTGCGGTGGGCCTCGCGGTGCGTCCGGAGCACAAAATGCAAGGCCATACCGCGTTTCTCGTCACCGCGCGCCGCCTCGCCGACGGGACGACGACACTGCGTCCCCAGCGTCGTCCGTCCAAGGGATGACAGACCGCTGTTCGCAAATCGGTTTACGTGACGGAACAACAGCGAATACGTTGAGAAGACGCATATTTAACACACCGTCAACATCACCGTTCGCTCGGTGGAGGGCGATTCCCGGCCGGTCCCGGTAGCGTGGAGTCACGGCGCAAGCATTCCGGTCGAGGGATCGGGTGATTGCCGGGGAGAGGAGTCAGCAATGACCGAATCTGACCGCCACGACACCCCTAAGGGTGATCGTCGGATTTCCGAGGGCGCCGGTGCGTCCCCCGATGAATCGAACCCCACGGATTTCGCGCCCGAGGAATTCACGCCCGCCTATACCCCGCCGCTCGCGCGCAGCGGTACCGAGCGTCCGTCGTTCGGCCGGCCCGCCGCCGACAACAAGGAACTGCAGGAGCGCGTCGACAATCTGACGGCCCGCAACGCAAAACTGCTCGACACCCTCAAGGACGCGCGCCAGCAACTCGTCGCACTGCGCGAGGAGGTCGATCGCCTCGGTCAGCCGCCGAGTGGTTATGGCGTGTTGCTCGAGGTCCAGCCCGACGCCACCGTCGACGTGTTCACCTCCGGCCGCAAGATGCGGTTGACCTGCTCGCCCAATATCGACACCGAGACCCTGCACAAGGGCCAGACGTTGCGACTCAACGAGGCACTGACCATCGTCGAGGCATGCGAATTCGACACCGTCGGCGAGATCAGTACGCTGCGTGAGGTTCTCGGCGACGGGAAGCGCGCCCTGGTGGTCGGCCACGCCGACGAGGAGCGAGTGGTCCATCTGGCCGAACCGCTGCTCGGTGAGGTCGACGGCGAAGACGGCAAACGTCGCAGGCTGCGTCCCGGCGATTCGCTGCTCATCGACACCAAGGCCGGATTCGCCTTCGAGCGGGTGCCCAAGGCCGAGGTCGAGGACCTGGTCCTCGAAGAGGTTCCCGACGTGGGCTATGAGGACATCGGCGGTCTGGGCCGGCAGATCGAGCAGATCCGCGACGCGGTGGAACTGCCCTTCCTGCACAAGGATCTGTTCCGCGACTACGCGTTGCGACCGCCCAAGGGTGTGCTGCTCTACGGTCCGCCCGGATGTGGGAAGACCCTCATCGCCAAGGCGGTGGCCAACTCACTGGCCAAGAAGATCGCCCAGGCCCGGGGTGACGATGCCAAGGAGGCCAAGTCCTACTTCCTCAACATCAAGGGCCCGGAGCTGCTCAACAAGTTCGTCGGCGAGACCGAACGCCACATCCGGTTGATCTTCCAGCGCGCTCGCGAGAAGGCCTCCGAGGGCACACCGGTCATCGTGTTCTTCGACGAGATGGACTCGATCTTCCGGACCCGCGGGTCGGGTGTGTCCTCCGACGTGGAGACCACCGTGGTCCCGCAGCTGCTCAGTGAGATCGACGGTGTCGAGGGACTCGAGAACGTCATCGTCATCGGTGCGTCGAACCGCGAGGACATGATCGATCCCGCGATCCTGCGCCCCGGCCGGCTCGACGTGAAGATCAAGATCGAGCGCCCCGACGCGGAAGCGGCGATGGACATCTTCTCCAAGTACCTCGTCGAGACCCTGCCGGTGCATGCCGACGACCTCAACGAGTTCGGCGGGGATCGGACAGCCTGCATCAACGCCATGATCGAGCGCGTCGTCGAGCGGATGTACGCCGAGAGCGACGACAACCGCTTCCTCGAGGTCACCTACGCCAACGGCGACAAGGAGATCATGTACTTCAAGGACTTCAACTCGGGTGCGATGATCCAGAACGTCGTCGACCGGTCCAAGAAGTACGCGATCAAGTCGCAGTTGGAGACCGGCGCGCCGGGACTGCGGGTGCAGCACCTGTTCGATTCGATCCTCGACGAATTCGCCGAGAACGAGGACCTCCCGAACACGACGAATCCTGATGACTGGGCCCGGATCTCGGGTAAGAAGGGTGAGCGGATCGTCTACATCCGCACGCTGGTCACCGGAAAGAGTTCGGGAGCGAGCCGCGCCATCGACACCGAGACCAACACCGGCCAGTACCTGTAACCCGGCCGGTTGTCCCCCGACCGGTGGACGTGTCGGTGTGGGGACCCCACCCAGGCACTAGAGTCAGTCGGTGATGAACAGCATGTCGATGACGCGGGGCCGGGTCACGGTCGACGGTGGTGTCGTGCATCCGCTCGGGGATCGTCAACGGATCACGTTGGGCCGCACGCCCGACAATGACATCGTGATCAATCACCCGATGGTGTCGCGGCATCATCTGGCGGTCGAGTGGCGCGGATCCGCCTGGTGCCTGGTGGACACCGGAAGCACCAACGGCTTCTATCTGAACGGTCGGCGCCTGCCCGAACTGACCCTGACCGGTCCCGTCGCGGTCCGAGTGGGCGACGCCGCGACGGGACCGGTGCTCGACTTCGCGGTCGAGCCGGCCGGTCCATCTCGCGGGCAGGTCTCGGCACCGACGTTGCCGCCACCGGTCGCCGGGCCGCCCCCGGCAGCTCGACCGGGGCCGCCGTCGGCCGGCTTCCGTCCGCCCGGAGCACCCGGTTCGGGCAGCATGCCGATGCGGGTACCCGCGCCGGGGAGCTACTCCCGCGAGAACGGCCTCGAGCCGATGCCGCAGGAACTACGCAACGCACCCCACCTGCAGTCACTGCAGCAGAACGTGTCGGCGGTCTACAAACTACCCGGAGCCGCCACGCCACCGCCGCGAGAATCCATCTCGCTCAAGGGTGTTCAGAGCATCGGCCGCACCCCCGACAACGACATCGTGGTCAGTGACGTCCTCGCCTCGCGTCACCACGCCCGGGTGAGCACCGCACAGTCGGGT is part of the Gordonia bronchialis DSM 43247 genome and encodes:
- a CDS encoding thioesterase family protein → MVNSSVQYTSYYESLPAPDDESDGRDYFRPTEATLSVWAPTIQHGGPPAGLLMRALLRCAPDPDQHFTRVTTEILGPIGLGVNRVRVRVLRPGRQITLIGADLEVQQPDGGFRLAAQSIGWRMRTADSGPIERAPLPALAAGPDDVDSQIGVTADESLGVDWGTIGFIGTVRSARTEGRTGDTPAVWLRPAIDLVAGEQIADLESIFTVLDVANGLGTRLRPDEWSWMNTDTTVHLITKPRGPWLGIDADMATGAHGFGATFADLYDADGFIGRSAQTVLLNKQGGS
- a CDS encoding RecB family exonuclease, translating into MSTTADAGSPPDTAPPVAPPPVAPPGHPGRPLALSPSRAADFKQCPLLYRYRAIDRFAETPTPAQTRGTVVHAALENLFDMPAELRTQESADLLVEGAWGALCEADPDLARVVADVGESQFLADAHKLIATYYTMENPTAFEADAVEHHVELESEQVRLRGFIDRIDVAPTGELRVVDYKTGRAPGEAFESRALFQMKFYALAILRTRGVVPHRLQLMYLADGQQLTYTPDRDELERFERTLIAIWRAIREAVATGDFRPKRSRLCSLCEHKTRCPEFGGTVPPYPGPPPGFVAD
- the hisG gene encoding ATP phosphoribosyltransferase, which produces MLRVAVPNKGALSESASAILAEAGYRKRSDAKDLTVLDNTNDVEFFFLRPKDIAIYVGAGTLDLGITGRDLAGDSGASVDEELSMGFGSSTFRYAAPAGSPWCVADLAGKRIATSYPNLVRADLERRGIEAEIIRLDGAVEISIQLGVADAIADVVGSGRTLRQHGLVAFGDSLCDSEAVLISRTGTANEKAARQFIARVQGVVFGQQYVMIDYDCPRSLLDQATELTPGLESPTVAPMADPDWVAVRAMVPRRDHQNLMDQLSDLGARAILATDIRSCRF
- a CDS encoding membrane protein → MVISVATGTGIDEHSQAPSTVPTASASTVDVMTHTALPARAESPSPPASVADRCGPDNHPATETVAAVHTPARLIRWAVLAVIIAVAVAIRLRFLDVETMDYRAFLSRWYDTLDSQGFSAFSSQFADYNYPYLYLLWGLTALGVPSLIGVKAISIVFDFVLAFFAYRIVGLRTDRYWLRALAFGVVAMLPSVIANSSYWGQADAIYSAFTLGGVYFLMRANRHGDLRTPGRSWRVGSVWACVMFGLAVSFKLQAVFVFGLIAWLLIRRRIPWYALLAIPVVYVAFVIPAVVAGESWGNALSVYLDQTGSYKQLTLGAANLYQLISISGNATWLAHLGIATAGAVVVAFLAWSVWKKPAVTPTSIVVVATASAVVVPFLLPAMHDRYFYTAEVLTVIAAFFLPLWFALIPVLVQASAIGVYHSSLTGDQGMSDRGQVMGGPGGGRNHAGPGRPFDGQGGPGPGHAAGGGHPGGRHGSSSGGYTSGRGDTALTVYATMMGLAVLGIVAALTDVLRRPMGSTSASRPPVADVVDDDVRGTYPAEVVS
- a CDS encoding tRNA (adenine-N1)-methyltransferase; protein product: MPTSGPFAIGDRVQLTDAKGRKFTVHLEAGKLFHTHRGAIAHDDLIGAPEGSIVAATSGTQYLALRPLLVDYVLSMPRGAQVIYPKDAAQIVVEGDVFPGARVLEAGAGSGALTCSLLRAVGESGEVVSYEIRSDHAEHAVRNVETFFGGRPDNWNLVVEDLARLPTDERFDRVVLDMLAPWEPLDVVRTVLKPGGVVTIYVATVTQLSRIVEALREQECWTEPRAWESLVREWSAVGLAVRPEHKMQGHTAFLVTARRLADGTTTLRPQRRPSKG
- a CDS encoding phosphoribosyl-ATP diphosphatase is translated as MKTFEELFAELSDKAQTRPAGSGTVAALDSGVHTLGKKIIEEAGEVWLAAEHESDESLGEEISQLLYWLQVMMIKRGLSLPDVYRHL
- a CDS encoding HAD family hydrolase; the encoded protein is MTAAPDTTPTRPVPAAVLWDMDGTLLDSEPIWDVAMEHFALRQGIVMGPALRESTLGNALPDAMSKVYAAADVAPADRDVPADARWLLDHVGELFAAGVPWRPGAADALEMVAAAGIPMALVTNTVRELTEVMLDILGRSRFAVTVCGDEVAAGKPAPDPYLRAAHLLGCRPDRCLAIEDSPAGAAAASAAGCPTLVIPSAAPVARGALRVFRESLVGLSPADVTSAYQGVH
- the arc gene encoding proteasome ATPase; the protein is MTESDRHDTPKGDRRISEGAGASPDESNPTDFAPEEFTPAYTPPLARSGTERPSFGRPAADNKELQERVDNLTARNAKLLDTLKDARQQLVALREEVDRLGQPPSGYGVLLEVQPDATVDVFTSGRKMRLTCSPNIDTETLHKGQTLRLNEALTIVEACEFDTVGEISTLREVLGDGKRALVVGHADEERVVHLAEPLLGEVDGEDGKRRRLRPGDSLLIDTKAGFAFERVPKAEVEDLVLEEVPDVGYEDIGGLGRQIEQIRDAVELPFLHKDLFRDYALRPPKGVLLYGPPGCGKTLIAKAVANSLAKKIAQARGDDAKEAKSYFLNIKGPELLNKFVGETERHIRLIFQRAREKASEGTPVIVFFDEMDSIFRTRGSGVSSDVETTVVPQLLSEIDGVEGLENVIVIGASNREDMIDPAILRPGRLDVKIKIERPDAEAAMDIFSKYLVETLPVHADDLNEFGGDRTACINAMIERVVERMYAESDDNRFLEVTYANGDKEIMYFKDFNSGAMIQNVVDRSKKYAIKSQLETGAPGLRVQHLFDSILDEFAENEDLPNTTNPDDWARISGKKGERIVYIRTLVTGKSSGASRAIDTETNTGQYL
- a CDS encoding helix-turn-helix transcriptional regulator, translating into MATVTTPTLNPVGTMLRRWRAHRSISQLDLAYDVGVSPRHLSFVETGKSRPSPKLIETLAARLEIPLRERNALLVAAGHAPRYTEQPLDAEAMTRVRTSIQRVLDAHNPNVAVALDRTWNVVLANDAAARLLTTLPESQRTTPVNLFRASLHPDGFARMTRNFDVWGRYLVDLLHRLARVTGDDRLAALETEIATYPTVIALDESPALPGPGEPTLLVPLELDVGGQELSFFSTLTTFGSPRDITLEEMTIELFYPADATTESWVAMMQG